The Alicyclobacillus vulcanalis genome has a window encoding:
- a CDS encoding HD-GYP domain-containing protein: MRPVRWVATQYVRPNSVLALRVPDKRGRTLLAPGVVLTDSLIRRLADLGVRAVCIEDKATEDVRVREVVREETKVRLFGMTYDTLHELAVTQFAPHVRAFQIRKMFTPVVEDVIEELRSTGAAADQLSTVYVQDGELFHHSVNVMFYAVTLGLKLGLTRHDLVDLGIGTLLHDVGKLRLDKKILQKPGRLTDEEFRIIQEHARIGYDILMKQGDISARSAVIALQHHERLDGSGYPDRLTGKDIHLFSQVSMVADVYEALTANRVYRRAFLPHDALAILENDTASGKLPSRVMEAFLATVSLYPLGMSVRLSDGTLGVVVVPSAHNRQYPVVRVIEDADGRPVTPYEIDLAAEREVHIAVCEA; encoded by the coding sequence ATGCGCCCCGTGAGGTGGGTGGCAACGCAGTACGTTCGACCAAATTCCGTGCTGGCACTGCGCGTGCCGGACAAGCGGGGGCGCACCCTGCTGGCGCCTGGCGTCGTCCTGACCGACAGTCTCATCCGCCGCTTGGCCGATCTCGGCGTGCGCGCGGTGTGCATCGAGGACAAGGCGACCGAAGACGTGCGAGTCCGCGAGGTGGTGCGCGAAGAGACGAAGGTGCGCCTGTTCGGCATGACCTATGACACCTTGCATGAACTCGCGGTCACCCAGTTTGCGCCGCACGTGCGCGCGTTTCAGATTCGCAAGATGTTCACTCCGGTGGTGGAGGACGTGATCGAAGAGCTGCGCTCGACAGGCGCGGCCGCGGATCAGCTGAGCACCGTCTACGTGCAGGACGGCGAGCTGTTCCACCACTCGGTCAACGTCATGTTTTACGCCGTGACGCTCGGGCTCAAGCTCGGCCTGACCCGCCACGACCTTGTCGATCTCGGCATTGGCACGCTCCTGCACGACGTGGGCAAGCTGCGCCTGGACAAGAAGATCCTGCAGAAGCCGGGGCGGCTCACGGACGAAGAATTTCGCATCATCCAGGAACACGCGCGCATCGGGTACGATATTCTCATGAAGCAAGGGGATATCTCGGCGAGATCGGCCGTGATCGCCCTGCAGCATCACGAGCGGCTGGACGGCAGCGGCTATCCGGATCGGCTGACGGGCAAGGACATCCACCTGTTCAGCCAGGTTTCGATGGTGGCCGACGTGTACGAGGCGCTCACGGCCAATCGCGTCTATCGGCGGGCGTTTCTGCCGCACGATGCCCTTGCTATCCTGGAGAACGACACGGCGAGCGGCAAGCTCCCGAGCCGCGTCATGGAGGCGTTCCTCGCGACGGTGTCGCTGTATCCGCTCGGCATGTCGGTGCGGCTGTCGGACGGGACGCTCGGCGTCGTCGTGGTTCCGTCGGCGCACAACCGGCAATATCCCGTGGTGCGGGTCATCGAGGACGCGGACGGGCGCCCGGTCACGCCGTATGAGATCGATCTCGCCGCGGAGCGGGAGGTCCATATCGCGGTCTGCGAAGCTTGA